GTCTTCGAAGAGACTGGTGAGTTCGACCTGGCGGGTGACGGAACCCTGCACGACCTGGGTGCCGATGCCCCGTCGGCGCACGAGGAGTCCCTTGTCGACGAGTTCCTGGATCGCTCGTCGGATGGTGGGTCGGGAGAGGCCCAGCTGCTCGGCGATCGACACCTCGTTCTCGAGGCGGGCGCCGGCGGGGATCGCTCCGGATTGGATCGCGCTCTGCAGGCGCGTGGAGACCTGGAAGTAGAGCGGGACCGGACCCGTGCGGTCGATGTCCGCGAAGAGATCGTTCGGCCACGGGGTGACGAGATCGGCCATGGTCCTCCGCTTTCTGTGGGGAGTCATATTGTAGCGACAATCATACGATCCACCCCAGACCCGACTTTCCGGGAACTTCGAGCGGCGATGCGTGGCGAGGGGCGGCGCTGAGCAGCGAAAAGTCCTGAGGATGCTTAAAGTGTTATTGTGCTGACATGAAGGAGTCGGCGTGAGCTACGTGTGGGATCCGCACCTGTTCGTGGAGCTCGGTCTCCTCGCCTTGGCCTTCGTGCTCTCGGTGGCGGTCGGTGTCGAGCGCTCCCGGAAGCTCAAGAGCGCGGGGCTGCGCACCCACGTCCTCGTCGGGATCGGTTCCGCCATCTTCACCCTGATCTCGGCGTACGGATTCGAGGGGGTCCTCGGGCCTGACGTGGCCGTCGACCCCTCCCGCATCGCGGCGCAGGTCGTGTCCGGGATCGGGTTCCTCGGGGCCGGCGTGATCTTCGTGCGCAACAATGCCGTGTCGGGGCTGACGTCGGCGGCGACCATCTGGGTCGTGGCGGCGATCGGCATGGCCTGCGGTGCCAACATGCCTCTCCTGGCGATCGCCGGCACCGGGCTGCATCTGCTCACCGTCGGTCCGCTCTCCCGTGTGCGCGATCGTCTGCGCCCGGAGCCCGAGAGGCTACGGGTCACCGTCCAGTACGAGGCCGATCGGGGTGCTCTCCGTGAGGCGCTCGCGGCCGCCGAGCGACGCGGTCTGCCGGGCACCCTTCTCGGAGCGGCCCGGATCCACGGCGATTCCGACATGCGCGCGACCCTCGAGTTCGTCGAGGCCTCTCCCGACAAGCGCTCGGACCTGATCGACGCGATCGCGCGGCTCGATGGCGTGCGTTCGGTCGCCGTCCAGGGAGCCTCCGATGATGATTGATGCATATGTAATTACCTGCTAACATTTTTACTGGGCTTCGGTCCGACCGTTCAATGGAGAAAGGAAATCGAGTGATCCGTATCGCGAATGCGCCGGTGAGCTACGGGGTCTTCGAGCTCGCACGCCCGGACCTCGTCGCACTTCCCGAAGGCGAGGAACTTGCGCGCTGGATCAGCGAGGCCGGCTACCAGGGCATCGATCTCGGACCGGTCGGACTTCTCGGACGAGGCGCGGAGCTGACGGATCGCCTGCGGCGCCACGGCCTCGAACTCGCGGGCGGATGGGTGGACCTTCCGTTCGCCGGTGCCGACGACGACTTCGCCCGCGCGATGGCGAACCTCGATGACATCCTCGACGTGTTCGTCGCTGCGGCGGAGACCGGGCCGCCCCTTGCTCCTCTGCCCACGCTCGCCGACTCGGGCAGCGCGGCACGCAAGGCGCGTCCTGGTGGCGCTCCCGAACTCACGCTCCGTGGGGACGACTGGGCGCGGTTCGCCGATCGCGTCAACATCGCGACGGCGCGTGTCCGCGATCGCGGGCTCGAGCCGACCTTCCACCACCACGCGTGCACGTATGTCGAGACGCCCGAAGAGGTCGACGCGCTGCTGGCATCGACCGACGTCGGTCTCACCTTCGACTCCGGTCACCTCCTCATCGGGGGCGGCGACCCGCTGCCCGACTTCCGCCGGTGGCGTGACCGCATCAATCACCTGCACCTCAAGGACGCGCGCACGCGGATCCTGCACGAGGCGTTGCAGGCCGATGACCCGATGCGCTCGGTCTGGGAGAAGCGCGTCTTCGTCCCGCTGGGGCAGGGGGATCTCGCCGTCACCGAACTCGTGGACGAGATCATCGGCAGCGGATACAGCGGCTGGCTCATCGTCGAGCAGGACGTCGTGCCGCGCTCGACCGCTGAGGTCGAGCGGGCCAAGGCCGAGCAGGTCGCCAACCGTGACGCCTTGCGGGCGTGGTTCGCGTGAGCGTCACCCGCGTCGCCGTCATCGGGTTGGGGGCGATCAGCCAGAGCGTGCACCTGCCGATGCTGCGCAGGAACGCGGAGGGCTTCGAGATCGCCGCACTCGTCGATCTCTCCGCCGAGCGCACCGCCGACATGGGAGCCCGCTACGGCGTCGCCGCGGACCGCCGGTTCTCGTCGGTCGATGCCCTCGTCGCTGCGAAGGACGACGGTGTGCTCGCGATCGACGCCGCCATCCTCGCCACCACCGGCTCCCACGCCGGCGACACGCTGCGGCTCGTGAAGGCCGGCATCCGTGTGCTCGCCGAGAAGCCCCTCGCCTACTCGATCGCCGAGCTCGACGCCCTTGCCGCCTACGCCGTGGACGCCGGGATCGACCTGCGTGACTGGGTGCGCGTCGGCTACATGAAGGAGTACGACCTCGCGTCGCAGCACGCGAAGCGCCTCCTCGCCGACGTCGACCTGCGTGCGATCAGCGTGCAGGTGATGCACCCGCTGGACGGCTCGCAACTGGAGTACGCCCGCCTCGCGGCGCGCACCCACGACGTCTCCGCGGAGGTGCTCGCCCCGCTGATCGCAGCGACGGGGACGATCGTGGACTCGGCCGTCGGCGCCGACCTCCCGACCGACCTGCGCACGCTCTACACGAACGTCGTGCTGGGTTCCATCGTCCACGACGTCGGACTGCTCCGTATGCTCGTCGGCGGTCTGGGCGATGTCGACTTCGCCCAGCACTGGGGTCCGAAGATGCCGGGATCGGTGCACCTGCGGGGCACGCTCGCTCGTGACGATACCCCGTGGACCCTCGATTGGCACTACATCGACGGTTACCCCGACTACCAGGAGACCGTCACCTTCCATCACGAGACCGGAACCGTCGAACTGCTCTTCGGTGTTCCGTACGTGACCAATCTCCCCACCGTCCTCCGCGTGACGGAGAGTCACCCGGAGCTCGGCATCCGCGTGAGCGAGTCGCGGTGGATGCAGCAAGAGGCTTTCGAGAACGAACTGTTCGCGCTGGCGGCACTGGTCCGCGGCGAGCGTCCCGACGGGGCGAGCGTCGAGGAATCGATGGCCGACGTGCGGGTCGGGCAGCGGATGATCCGCGCGCTCGCGCTCTCGAAGGGCGTCACGCTCGACCTGGGCGTCGAAGCCGCGCAGTAGTTCACCCACATCCGCGACCGAGCGCATCCGCTCGGCGTTCAGCGATACAGAAAGGTCAGAAATGGTCACGTACGGAAAGCGCCGCCTGCTTGCGGCGTTCGCCCTCACCACTGTCGGTGCGGTCGTCCTGGCTGGCTGCTCCGGTGGATCGGAGCCGGAGACCGAGGACGAATCCGGGCCGGTCACCCTCACCCTCACCACCAACTCCATCACCGGCGGCAAGAACAGTGCCGAAGCGGACTGGATCGCGGACTGGGTCATCCCCGAGTTCGAGAAGGCCATGGACGCGGAAGGCAAGGACGTCACCGTCGAGTTCCAGCCGCAGGGCGTCGACGATGAGGACTACAAGACCAAGATCGCCCTCGATCTGCAGTCCGGCAAGGGCGCCGACATCATCGGGATGGACGGCATCTGGGTCGGCGAGTTCGCCGAGGCCGGATACATCAAGCCGCTCTCCGACGTCGGCGGCAAGGCGGTCGACGACTGGGACGGCTGGGCGCAGATCCCCGACGCCGTGCAGAACGCCCTCTCGTTCGACGGCGACCGCTATGGCGTCCCGCAGGGCGCCGACGGTCGCGTGCTGTACTACAACAAGGACCTCTTCGCCCAGGCGGGGCTCGATGAGGACTGGGCTCCGGAGAGCTGGGACGACATCCTCGACGCGGCGCGCGACCTCAAGGACCTCGACGGCGTCACCCCGATCCAGCTGAACGCCGGTACGGCGATGGGCGAGGCGACGACGATGCAGGGTCTGCTTCCGATGCTGGTCGGCACCGGAGAGCAGGTGTACGAGGACGGCAAGTGGATCGGTGCCACCGACGGCATGGAGAAGACGCTCGACCTGTACGAGACGATCTACGTCGACGAGGGGCTCGGTGACCCGGTCCTCCAGCAGGAGGCGTCGGGACGCGACACCTCGTTCCAGCTCTTCGCCGAGGGCAAGATCGGCATCCTGCTCGAGGGCGACTACTTCTGGCGTTCCGTGATCAACCCCGCGGAGGGTGTGGGCACGGCGCCGATGGCCGATCGCGACACCACCGTCGGGTACGCCAAGATCCCGGCGATCGAGCCGGGCGACGGCATCAACGATCAGGACTACGTCTCGATGTCCGGGGGTACCGGGCGTGTGCTCAACCCCAACTCGAAGCACGCCGCGCTCGCCTGGGAGCTGCTCGCCTTCATGAACTCGCCGGAAGCCTACGAGGCGCGTGCCGCCGGCACGCTCTCGATCTCCCCGCGCAACGACGTGAACGAGAAGCTCCTGTCGTCCGACCCCATGCTGACGTTCGTCAGCGAAGAGGTCCTGCCGATCACCGCCTACCGTCCCGGCCTGGCCGCCTACCCGCAGGTGTCCGTGCTGCTCC
Above is a window of Microbacterium aurugineum DNA encoding:
- a CDS encoding MgtC/SapB family protein; its protein translation is MSYVWDPHLFVELGLLALAFVLSVAVGVERSRKLKSAGLRTHVLVGIGSAIFTLISAYGFEGVLGPDVAVDPSRIAAQVVSGIGFLGAGVIFVRNNAVSGLTSAATIWVVAAIGMACGANMPLLAIAGTGLHLLTVGPLSRVRDRLRPEPERLRVTVQYEADRGALREALAAAERRGLPGTLLGAARIHGDSDMRATLEFVEASPDKRSDLIDAIARLDGVRSVAVQGASDDD
- a CDS encoding Gfo/Idh/MocA family protein; translation: MSVTRVAVIGLGAISQSVHLPMLRRNAEGFEIAALVDLSAERTADMGARYGVAADRRFSSVDALVAAKDDGVLAIDAAILATTGSHAGDTLRLVKAGIRVLAEKPLAYSIAELDALAAYAVDAGIDLRDWVRVGYMKEYDLASQHAKRLLADVDLRAISVQVMHPLDGSQLEYARLAARTHDVSAEVLAPLIAATGTIVDSAVGADLPTDLRTLYTNVVLGSIVHDVGLLRMLVGGLGDVDFAQHWGPKMPGSVHLRGTLARDDTPWTLDWHYIDGYPDYQETVTFHHETGTVELLFGVPYVTNLPTVLRVTESHPELGIRVSESRWMQQEAFENELFALAALVRGERPDGASVEESMADVRVGQRMIRALALSKGVTLDLGVEAAQ
- a CDS encoding sugar phosphate isomerase/epimerase family protein, encoding MIRIANAPVSYGVFELARPDLVALPEGEELARWISEAGYQGIDLGPVGLLGRGAELTDRLRRHGLELAGGWVDLPFAGADDDFARAMANLDDILDVFVAAAETGPPLAPLPTLADSGSAARKARPGGAPELTLRGDDWARFADRVNIATARVRDRGLEPTFHHHACTYVETPEEVDALLASTDVGLTFDSGHLLIGGGDPLPDFRRWRDRINHLHLKDARTRILHEALQADDPMRSVWEKRVFVPLGQGDLAVTELVDEIIGSGYSGWLIVEQDVVPRSTAEVERAKAEQVANRDALRAWFA
- a CDS encoding sugar ABC transporter substrate-binding protein, which translates into the protein MVTYGKRRLLAAFALTTVGAVVLAGCSGGSEPETEDESGPVTLTLTTNSITGGKNSAEADWIADWVIPEFEKAMDAEGKDVTVEFQPQGVDDEDYKTKIALDLQSGKGADIIGMDGIWVGEFAEAGYIKPLSDVGGKAVDDWDGWAQIPDAVQNALSFDGDRYGVPQGADGRVLYYNKDLFAQAGLDEDWAPESWDDILDAARDLKDLDGVTPIQLNAGTAMGEATTMQGLLPMLVGTGEQVYEDGKWIGATDGMEKTLDLYETIYVDEGLGDPVLQQEASGRDTSFQLFAEGKIGILLEGDYFWRSVINPAEGVGTAPMADRDTTVGYAKIPAIEPGDGINDQDYVSMSGGTGRVLNPNSKHAALAWELLAFMNSPEAYEARAAGTLSISPRNDVNEKLLSSDPMLTFVSEEVLPITAYRPGLAAYPQVSVLLQQATLDVATGTSVDDALETYVRGLEGVVGPDAISE